From the genome of Pirellulaceae bacterium:
TGTGTTGATGGAAGTATTGCACCAGACCATCGGTCGTCAACGCGTCGATGCGGTCGCAAACTTCCTGACGATCGGGCACGCGGCCCAGATAGTACCAATCGCTGGCGATTTGGCTGCTGCGTGCCACCGACGACTCCTGCTCGAATACCAGCGAACTCTTGATGCGTGTCTTCAATCTTAGCAGTTCGTCGTGGCCGATGCCGGATCCCAACGAATGAATGCAGTCTAGCAACACCTGCAATGTCTCCTCGGCGCGGCTGGTGGTGGTACCCGCATAGCACAACACGCTGCCTTGACCTGCCAATGAAAAGCAGCTTGCAAATACGGAATACACCAACCCGCGTTTGTCTCGCAGTTGAGTAAACAGACGGCAACTCATGCCATCACTCAGAATGCCCACCAGCGCGCGAGCGTCGTAGTACTGGGGATCGTCGTAGGCTGCGCATTGGTACGCTAAGGCAATGTGCGTCTGACTGGAACCATGATCAACATGTCGGCTGCCAAATTTGGGCTGAAGGCCCGGAAGCTGAGGCGGTTCAGGACCTCGCCAGGCCGCCAACTCACGCTCCACGTTATCACACAGTTCGTGCCAATCGAAGCGTCCAGCCACCGCCAATATACTGCCGGACGGAGTATAGTGCGAACGAACGTAGGCCTGGACGGCAGCTTGATCGGCGGCTGCCAATCCCGCATGTGTCCCCTGAGCAATCCGCCCATAGGGCACAGGAAATCGAAAACGCTTTAGTTCGCTAAAACATCGATGCGATGGCTCATCTTCCAATGCCCGTAGGTCTTGCAGACACAGGCTGCGCGCGTCCTCCAACTGTGGTTCTGGCAAGT
Proteins encoded in this window:
- a CDS encoding insulinase family protein; amino-acid sequence: MALLHRQFDNGLILLAEPMPWLRSAAFTFMVPAGTCFEPNHCEGLAALTAEMAQRGCGPWNSRQFMEQLDALGTERSSAITSSHTSFSCAMPSQVLPQVLQLYGQLVQQPHLPEPQLEDARSLCLQDLRALEDEPSHRCFSELKRFRFPVPYGRIAQGTHAGLAAADQAAVQAYVRSHYTPSGSILAVAGRFDWHELCDNVERELAAWRGPEPPQLPGLQPKFGSRHVDHGSSQTHIALAYQCAAYDDPQYYDARALVGILSDGMSCRLFTQLRDKRGLVYSVFASCFSLAGQGSVLCYAGTTTSRAEETLQVLLDCIHSLGSGIGHDELLRLKTRIKSSLVFEQESSVARSSQIASDWYYLGRVPDRQEVCDRIDALTTDGLVQYFHQHIPQNFSLVTVGSQPLDLPNGIDHS